The window GCTGCTCGGAACTCTAAACTTAAATGTTCACTACCTCTAAATAGATTCCTATTCTGATAAGAAAGTACGGCTGCCGCACCTAAATCACCCGCTGTATTTGTTCCTTCTGGTTGGAAAGATATTGTGTTAGGTTTATTGTTTGAAACCTGAATATCAGCATCTAAGTAATGCGTAGAAGATGTTGTATAGGTAAATGTCTTACCTATCACCAAACTATCATAGCGAGGAACTTCCCTAAAATTGATATTTGTGTAACGTACTGCACCAAGACGTGAGAAGTTGTTATAAGTCTTCTGTAAGTCTGTCGCAGAGAAGTATTTGCCTTTTTCTATTAGGGTGTTATCTTCCAAGATTCCCTTTCTAAGATGGAAACCTGTTGAATCTCCTGGAATAAAATTAACGTTATTAATGACGTAGCGTGGGTGTAGCGTTGGTTCAGCATCGCTATTCTCAACGTATTTCATTAAGTGCAAGGTCACGTTTACATGCTGTCTACCTTGTGTAGAGTCTGCAGTATAATATATGAAGTCCTTATGAAATCTATAGAAACCAGAGTCATTCAAGATATGTGTAAGCCTTTTACGCTCGTCATCCAAGGATGTAACGGTAAACTGATGTGGTCGATCAGTATCTGTTTTGAGGTGAGAAGCAAGTACTTTCTTTATAACTGAATCTTCAATTTCGTAGTTAAATCGATCAATGATATATGGGTCACCTGGGTGAAGCTGGTAATTAAGGGTAAGTTTCTTACCTTTAACTTTTTTGCTTACGTCTACTGTTGCATTCATATAACCCATATTTTGCATTGCAACCGTCAAGTCCTCAGACGAAAGACGAGCCTGAACAGAATCATACAATACGGGTTCCTCTCCCATTCTACGGAGTGTACGGTTAATCCATTTCGTTGTATCTTCTCCCGCCATAGCGTAAGTTCCTAATGGAATCTTAAAGAGAGAGAACCAACGTGAGTTCCCTTTTTGACGTACATACTGCATCAGAAGCGAAGAGTTAACGTCCTTTCTGTCAGAACGTAGCTCTACCTTATCCAAAAGATATTGCCCATCAGGAACAAACTTATCTGATGAACACGCTATGACTACAAGCGTAATCATAACGATAAAGGTAGGTGTAAGAATTCTATATAACTTTGAAAATATCATTGATATCCTAATTTTTAATCTAAAAATAATGCAAGTGAGCACAAAGAAAATTTAATTTCAATTTGCCGAACGCAGCTTATTTTATGCAAAAATAATGCAAGTGAGCGCAAAGAAAATTTACTTTCAATTTGCCGAACGTAGCTTATTTTATGCAAAAATAATGCAAGTGAGCGCAAAGAAAGTTGACTTTCAATTTGCCGAACGTAGCTTATTTTATGCAAAGGTAGTAAAAAGTTAAGAAGTAATAGATGACGAGTGGATAGTTTTTTGTAAATTTGCGAAGTGATATCAAAAAATAAGATAAAGCTTATCCATTCTCTTGAGACTAAAAAAGGAAGAGAGAAAGTAGGATTATTTGTAGCAGAAGGACCTAAAGTTGTCAATGATTTGCTGCACGAAGGGTTTGTGGCAGATGAGATTCTGGAAGATATTGAAGACATCAAAAAGGTTTCTTTTCTCCAACATCCACAGCCTGTTTTGGGTATTTTCAGAATGCCAGAAGAAGATTGTAAACTAACAAATGATTACTTAAGTTTATTCAATAAATATATTGATAATCAACTTGTATTAGCTCTTGATGGTGTGCAAGACCCAGGCAATTTGGGTACAATCATTCGAATTGCAGATTGGTTTGGAATCGAAAACATCTTCTGTTCAAATGAAACAGCAGACTGTTGGAATCCAAAGGTTGTACAGGCAACAATGGGAAGTATTGCAAGAGTAAAACTTTATTACTTAAACTTAAATGAGTTGATAGACCATCTCCCTGCTGACTACCCTATCTATGCCACCCTTTTGGATGGCAATAACATTTATAGTCAAGAACTCTCTCATCACGGAATGATTGTAATGGGAAATGAGGGAAAAGGTATATCTTTCCATCTCAGAACAAAGATTAATCGAAAACTTTTGATTCCAAACTATCCTCCAGAGCGTGAAACGGCAGAATCTTTGAATGTAGCCATCGCAACATCTATTGTTTGTGCTGAGTTCAGAAGACGATAAAAGGCTGTTTTTCTTGAAATAATTAACTACCAACCTACAAAGAAACATAATATGATAGACTTACAGAAACTGGTCAGAACAAATATTAGAGAACTCATCTCTTGCGCTGAAACCAAAGCTGAAGAGAATGTAAGGGATTCTCAACATATTATGCTTGATGCTAACGAAAATCCTTATAATAAACCGTTTAACCGTTATCCATCTGACAATCAGACAGAGATAAAGGAAGAACTTGCAAAACTTAAAGGTGTTACACCTAAGGATATTTTCTTAAGCAATGGCTCTACAGAGGCGATAGACATGTGCTATCGTATCTTCTGCCAGCCCAAGGTTGATAATGTTGTTGCCATTGAGCCAACCTGTGAACTATACAAACGTTATGCTATATTAAACGATATTGTGTATCGATCTGTACTTTTGGATGATAGTTTTCAGTTAAATGCTACCGCTCTACTTAACGTTTGTGACAAGCATACTAAGCTGATTTGGCTTTGCTCTCCTAATTCGCCAAGTGGTAATGTATTGAACGTAGAAGAAGTTGAGAAGGTATTGAAAGGTTTTGATGGTATTGTTGTTATTGATGAGGCTTATTCTGACTTCTCACGTTTACAAACCTTCCGAGAGCGTTTGTCAGAGTTTCCTAATATGATAGTTCTCAACACTTTTTCTAAAGCATGGGCAAGTGCTGCAATTCGGTTAGGTGTTGTTTATGCGCAAGAAGCTATCATTAACGTATTTAACAAAGTGAGCGGTCTTTATCATATCAATCAACTTACACAAGAACAAGCCATTGATGTGCTTAAGCACCGCTATGATATTGAAGATTGGATAAAGATACTCTTATTAGAACGCAAACGCATGATAAGTGCCTTTGCGAGTTTAGCTTGTTGTGAGAAAGTTTATCCATCGAATGCCAACTTTTTCTTAGCTCAGATGAAAGATGCGCAAAGTGTGTATGATTATCTGTGTGAAAAAGGTATCAATGTATGGAATTGTTCTAACGTATCGTTATGCGATAACTGTTTACGCATAACAATAGGTTCTAAGGCTGAAAACGCAGAAATCCTTGGAATACTTAGATATTATAAGCCAACAACATAGTCTTAAAGTCTATAAGTTGATGTTGTCTTATTACAGCATCAACTTATAGATAATCAAATACTTCTGTTTAGTATTATACGATAAGACGTCTTCGTATAAGTAATTTAGCAATGTCTTGTTTATTTCATGGTGACTATAAGATATGGCTCTAATGCCTTTTTGTGATAGTGCGGAGCCCCAGCACCAATGGTGCGGACGGTTAACACCAATGGTGCAGATGGTTAATAAACACGTGGACCAAAGATAGTTGTTCCCACACGAACCATCGTTGAGCGACATTCCACAGCTATGTCATAGTCATGACTCATTCCCCATGAACGCTCCTTGAACTCTGAATCATCAGCAAAATACTTTGCTTTCAGTTCATCAAAGAGCTCTGCTGCCATTGTCATCTCCTTTTTAATCTGATTACGGTCATCAACATTCGATGCCATCATCATTAACCCCGAGATATGTACATGCTTAAGCTCTTTCCACTCACCACTCTCCAATAGTTCACGACAAGCATCAGGAGTGAAGCCATACTTTGTTTCCTCTTCTGCAATATGAAGCTCAAGAAGGACATTGATAACACGATCATACTTCGCTGCATGCTTGTTGATTTCCTTCAATAACTTCAAAGAGTCAACTGCTTCAACCATAGAGATATAGGAAGCAATATACTTCACTTTATTGGTTTGTAGATGACCAATAAAATGCCACTCGATATCTTTGGGAAGCGTTTCAACCTTTTGTGTAAGTTCTTGCACTTGACTCTCGCCAAAGATGCGTTGCCCTTCACGATAAGCAGCTTCGAGGTATTCGTTAGGGTGAAACTTACTGATGGCAACCAACTTCACACCATCAGGAAGATTCCCAAGCACTTCGTGTAAATTCTTTGCTACATCATACATAATTGTAAGTTTCTTTCTTGTCTATTAATTAATTTACTTCTCGAACTCTGGCTTATCGTTCTTCTTTCCAGCACGATGCTCAAAGACATCCATAATCTTTGTTTCAGTGATAGCAGCAATCTCGTAATCAATCATTGTACCCCCCATCACCTCGTCTACATGCTTAACTGCACCGCTTACAGAATGAGCCTGGACAAGATAAGTTACTGAAGTACGCTTTGCTTTATCTGTTTTTTCGTCCAATGTGATGAAAGAAAGCTTTGCCTTAAACCACTTATCGTCAGTATCGATATCGCTAAAGAAAATCTCACCGAATGGTGCTGGAGAAATGGCTTTTACGTCAAATTCACCGCTAACATAATGTGACATTTCCTCTGTGATAAACTCCTCAGCCTCAGAGAAACTGAATGCATCAACCACATACTGTTCAATGACTTTCTTGTTCTGACCATCTTCCATGGTCTTGTCATATCTAACTCGTGTTTCAAACCAAGTGCTTGTTCTACTTCTCATAATTATTCTTTAAGTTTTTAGGCCCTGCTTTTCAACTATCAAATAAAGAAAAAGCGAAGAGCAATAGGCGGTTTTTATAGATGTGCAAAAGTAGTAAAAAATCTGCGTTAATCTGCTAAAAGTGCGGTTAAAATAAAAAAAATGTCTATCTTTGCATCATAGTAAAGAATATAAGAGCAGACATCTTCTACTCTCATACATTATCGGGAGAATAAATAAAGTCAATATGCCGGAAATATCAGTTCGTGGACTTGAAATGCCGGAGTCACCTATTAGAAAACTGGCTCCACTTGCCGTTGCTGCAAAGAAACGTGGTATTAAAGTTTACCATTTGAATATCGGTCAACCTGATCTTCCAACACCGCAATGCGGACTGGACGCTTTGAAAAAGATTGATCGTAAACTTTTAGAGTACTCACCATCTCAAGGCTATCTTTCTTATAGGGAAAAACTCTGTGACTTTTACGAGAAGTTCAATATTAATGTTACACCAGACGATATCATCATAACCGCTGGTGGTTCTGAAGCTGTGCTCTATTCATTTATGGCATGTCTAAATCCAGGAGATGAAATCATCGTTCCAGAGCCTGCATACGCCAACTACATGGCATTTGCTATATCAGCTGGTGCAAAGATAAAGACAATTGCAACCTCTATAGAAGAAGGTTTTGCACTGCCTAAGGTTGAGAAGTTTGAAGAACTTATCAACGAGAAGACACGTGCTATCATGATATGTAATCCGAATAACCCTACTGGTTATCTGTATACAAGAAGGGAGATGAATCAGATTCGAGATCTTGTTAAGAAGTATGATCTTTACCTCTTCTCGGATGAGGTTTATCGTGAGTATATCTATACTGGTTCGCCTTATATCTCTGCAATGCACTTACAGGGAATAGAGAATAATACCGTACTTATTGATTCTGTATCAAAGCGTTACAGTGAGTGTGGCATTCGTATTGGTGCGCTAATAACAAAGAATGAGGAGATTCGTAATGCTGTGATGAAGTTTTGTCAGGCACGCCTCTCTCCCCCACTCATTGGTCAGATTGTAGCAGAAGCAAGTCTTGATGCACCTGAATCCTACTATCGTGATGTCTATGATGAGTATGTTGAGCGTCGTAAATGCCTGATTGATGGGTTGAATCGTATTCCGGGAGTATACTCTCCTATTCCTATGGGAGCCTTTTATACTGTAGCTAAACTTCCTGTTGACGACTCAGATAAGTTCTGTCGTTGGTGTTTGGAGGAGTTTAATTATGAAGGTGAAACGATAATGATGGCACCTGCCAGTGGTTTCTATACTACACCAGGTGCTGGACATAACCAAGTCCGCATTGCTTACGTACTTAAACGTGAAGACTTACAGCGTGCTTTGATTGTTCTTCAAAAAGCTTTGGAGGTTTATCCGGGACGTGTAGAAGAAGAATAAAGTCTGTTTATAATTCACAATTCATGATTCAGAATTCATAATTATGATTACTGATATTTGTTCTCGTTAATCCCCTTCTCAATTTTATTTAAGAGACTATTATGGACTGAAGATTGGTAAATAATTGTCAACAAGGAATAAGAACAGACTTGTACAATTAATATATAGGAATAGAAGATTCGCTCATACAGAATGAAGGTAATCATAATTATGAATTATGGATTATGAATTCTGCATTAAAGTAGTCATCATAATTATGAATTCTGAATTATTGAATTATAAATTAAAATAATGAACTATCCGCTTTTTATTGCTCGCAAAATATATAACGGAGGAGACAAGACACGAAAGGTATCAAAGCCTGCTATTACCATTGCTACTATTGGTGTAGCAATTGGTTTAGCTGTAATGATCGTGTCTGTATGTGTTGTATTGGGTTTTAAGCATTCTATCCGTGATAAGATGGTGGGCTTTGGAAGTCATATAACTGTAGCCAACTTCCTTACATTGCAGGGCTCTGAACAATATCCAATAGCAGTAAACGATTCACTTATAAAGGAACTCAAGGCGGTACCAGGTGTAAAGCATGTGCAGCGTTATGCGTATACGCAGGGCATATTAAAGACCGACAATGATTTCTTAGGTGTTATGTTGAAAGGTGTTGGACCAGATTTTGATTCTACCTTTATACATAACAATATGGTAGAGGGAAGTCTCCCCCATTTCTCTGCTACAGAGAATCAACAGAAGTTAGTTGTCTCTAAAACGATTGCTGACAAACTAAACCTGAAGGTAGGACAACGTCTTTTTGCCTACTTTATCAACGATCAAGGTGTTCGTACACGTAAGTTTACTATTGCTGGTATCTATGAAACAAACATGAAGCAGTTTGATTCGCAGATTTGTTTCACTGATTTATATACAGCTAATAAGCTAAACGGATGGGAAGCCGACCAATGTAGCGGAGTTGAATTACTTGTCAACGACTTCACACAGCTTAATAATATTTCTTCTCGTGTACTTAATAAGGTGAAGAATACGGTTGACCATTATGGCGAAACCTACTCTTCCGAAAACATTATAGATCAAAATCAGCAGATATTCTCTTGGCTTGATTTAATGGATTTAAATGTATGGATTATTCTTGCACTTATGGTAGCGGTTGCTGGTGTTACGATGATATCAGGTCTATTGATTATCATTCTCGAACGTACCCAAATGATTGGTATCTTAAAGGCACTTGGTTCACGTAATCGTCAGATACGTCATATCTTTCTTTGGTTTGCTACCTTTATTATTGGTAGAGGTCTGCTTATTGGAAACCTCATAGGATTAGGCGTTATCTTCTTACAGAAGTGGACTGGACTTATAAAGCTCGACCCACAGACTTATTATGTAAGTACGGTGCCAGTAGAAGTAAACCTCCCCCTTATTATAGGTCTAAACATTGCTACAATGTTGGTATGTGTAGCTGTTCTGATTGCACCAAGCTATCTTATAAGTCGCATCCACCCAGCTAAGTCAATGCACTACGAGTAACAACATTTATTCCCTTCAGAATGAAAACCATTAAAAGGAATCGAGTCGTTATCTATATTTCTGTTATTATAGAGATTATTTTAGTTGTACTTTGTGTCATTAAATATATCCCTGTATATAACATCTATATAGGAAAGCTGCGGGCTAAGGATCTAATTGAAAGATTAGAAAATTATAAAAAACAGCACGGAGAATATCCAGAAACTTTGAAGCCTATAGGCTTTCCAAAGGCTGAAATAGGTGAGTATGTGGAGTATAAAGGTACTTGTTATTATTATATAAGACACAGTGAATGTGACTTTGAATTGTTAATTCCTGATGGTTTAGACTCCCCTATTTACTATTCACTCGCCGAAAAATGGTTTAGTGTCAACAGGGGTGAAATTATCAAACAGCTTACAGAACCACTTTATAAAAAATATCTATTAGCAGAGTCTTCAAATAAACTCACAACCTCAGTACGTAGCAACGTTACAAAAAGTGAGAAGGAAAACATTCCTTTCTTTAACTACACAACAGCAGACAGCATAATTTTTATTAAGAAGTTTTATGACAAGAAACATATTGCTTCAAAGGGCTTTGCTTTAGTTGACGTTAAAACTAAAAGAATAAAGCCTATTGGAGCTTGGACTATATTTACTTACAACGGAAAGAGTTATCAAGTTACTTATGACAAAGATTCATCTAAAGGACAAATTTTATCACGTCTTTACTTGCGGGTTACGTGCTGGGGCGAGTAAATTAGGTCTATTAACTATCTTATCTTTGATGGTATTTTCTTGTACGCATAGAAAGCCTATTGAAGTGAAGAAGCATAGAACTGATATTAGCTTTATTAATAACCGAGATGTTCATTTTGATATCTTGTATGTGGCTTGCGATTCCTGTTTTCCTATTCACGATATTGGTTATCGTGTACGTGTAAAGTTATCCGCCAACGAGGATAGCCTTATAAGAACTATTAAGAAAGAACAATGGTTGCAACTTTTGCAGAATTCGGCAACTGATTATGCAGCCAATGCCTTGTTATATTCCCTTTACAATCGTGATGCAATAGTTTTATTATACCATAGAGACATCGAAGATTGGAGGATGTCTATGAAGGAAGATGATATAAATTACTGGAAAGGTAATCTTCGATTTTGTAAAGAAAATTACAAGGTTGAAAAATAATTGAGGCTTAATTCGATTCGAATTAAGCCTTAATTGATGTTCAAAAGGGCGTTAATTGAAGCCTTACTAACGCCCTTTAAGAGTCGAAGTAAGCACCTTTTCTTACACGAGTTTGTAATCATTTGATTTACTTTTAGTTACAAAGGTAATTGAAAATGCTATATTCTTATCGTTTTAAGGTATAATATAAGAAAAGTATGTAAACTTTTTTCTAATCCTTATTGTGGTATTTTTAGAGTGAAAATATTACTTATAAGTTTTATGTTGTTACTTAGCACGCATCGTGCTATTGGTAAGCACCAATTGTGTGAGAGCCTAACACCAATGGCGCGAATGCTAAACACTTTATAAAATACTACCGCAGTGGTGTCTTTTTAAGTCTTAATTCCTACAATAGACATCTAAAGTTTATTGGGAGAAAACACCTCTCCTTCCAAGCCAACAATGGTATCAATTCTTATTTTTGTTCTATCTTTCATTATAATGATGCGTTCATTGGTTCGAATAGCCTTGACAACACCTGTAATTGTAAGGTATTGTCCACCATCCTTACGTCCGTCGGGTTGGAAGTAAGTAATTGTAATTGATGGTTCTTCTTCTAAACAAGTGGTAAGAATTGAAAGTTTTCTGTCCATCAATTGACGGTCGTCTTCCATCATCTCAATCTTTGAATTTGTTTGTCGGGCAGTCTCAGCAATTGCATCCCCATAACCAGTAAGAGCTGAAAAGGGGGCAAACTGTGCCGCCCGATTATAGAGACTCATCTGTGGATGTCGCTTTGAGACATGACGAGGAAGATGAATTATGTCGTCGTAATTATCTGTCATGCCTTATGTCCTCCTATCTGTTTGTTTCGTTCTCTTGCTGTCGAACCTTCATCAAAGTTCAAGCCACGAAGCATAGAGTTCTTACCAAATCGTTTTTTAATATTGATAATCGTTTCTTGTATCTTTCTTTCACGTGTCAACTCGGCATCTTCAACCTGCTTTTCTCGCCTTATAGCTTCATAATCTGTAAACATATCAAGCTCAACAGGATTATGTGCCTTTTGCTTCATTTGCTCTTCACTAATGACGTGATTAGTTGAGATACCCAATCTTCTGACTAATAATCTTTTATCAACAATCTCGTCATAAAGAGCAAGAACAGCCTTGGCTATTAGGCAAGTTGAAGACGTATATCGATGAAGATTGGCTGTTCCGTGTGAACTTTTTGGTACTTTTCGTCCATACCAGTCAACAGTAACAGGACCAGTATAGCTCTTTCCTGCAGGCGAAGTCAAACTTTCACGATCGTAGCTAACGTGTAAGACGAGTTGATCTGTAACGCAACGTTTCTCAACTAAGTCTAAGGCTATCGCATCAATCATCTCCTGCACGACAACTCTTGTTTTACGAAAGCTGTATGGTTCTTGAAGAACTTGACCGCTACTCATTGAACTATGCTCTGGTCGATAAGCTTTAACCATCTCCATTGTACATGGCTCCCAGCCCCAAGCATGGTCGATAAGCAACTCGGCATTTACTCCAAAGAGCTTATAAAGAAGTTCTTCTTGATGAATAGAGCAGCGTGCAATCTTGCCCATCGTGTCTATCCCATAGGAATATAGACGCTGCGCAATACCTCTTCCCACGCGCCAGAAGTCTGTAAGTGGGCGGTGATCCCAGAGTTTTTCACGATAACTTTGTTCATCTAATTCGGCTATACGCACTCCGTCTTTGTCAGCAGGAATATGCTTTGCAACGATATCCATAGCCACTTTACACAGATACATATTCGTACCAATGCCCGCAGTTGCTGTTATACCAGTCTCACGTAGTACGTCGCTTATCATCTTCCTTGCCAATTCATGACCTGTCATCCGATAGCTGGAAAGGTAAGCAGTAGCATCAATAAACACTTCGTCTATCGAATACACATGTATATCCTCTGGTGC of the Prevotella melaninogenica genome contains:
- a CDS encoding BamA/TamA family outer membrane protein codes for the protein MIFSKLYRILTPTFIVMITLVVIACSSDKFVPDGQYLLDKVELRSDRKDVNSSLLMQYVRQKGNSRWFSLFKIPLGTYAMAGEDTTKWINRTLRRMGEEPVLYDSVQARLSSEDLTVAMQNMGYMNATVDVSKKVKGKKLTLNYQLHPGDPYIIDRFNYEIEDSVIKKVLASHLKTDTDRPHQFTVTSLDDERKRLTHILNDSGFYRFHKDFIYYTADSTQGRQHVNVTLHLMKYVENSDAEPTLHPRYVINNVNFIPGDSTGFHLRKGILEDNTLIEKGKYFSATDLQKTYNNFSRLGAVRYTNINFREVPRYDSLVIGKTFTYTTSSTHYLDADIQVSNNKPNTISFQPEGTNTAGDLGAAAVLSYQNRNLFRGSEHLSLEFRAAFEAIKGLEGYKNSDYEEYSVQAHLQFPRFLAPFISKNFKRKSSATSEVSVGWNLQNRPEFHRRVFSSAWKYHWSNPVRHLTYDFDLLNLSYVYMPWISETFKHDYLDNATTRNAILRYNYQDLFILRTGFGVNYSGANQAFRARMELAGNLLNGFSGVFNFKKNSEGKRTLFNIAYAQYAKFDFDYTKILRFDERNSLALHGGLGIAIPYGNSTVLPFEKRYFSGGANSIRGWSVRELGPGKFKGVDGRIDFINQTGDMKLDLNAEYRTHLFWKLDAAAFIDAGNIWTLRDYADQPGGQFNFKNFYNQIAVAYGLGLRLNFDYFILRFDGGMKAINPAYTSTEEHYALWHPNLKRDFTFHFAVGLPF
- a CDS encoding RNA methyltransferase codes for the protein MISKNKIKLIHSLETKKGREKVGLFVAEGPKVVNDLLHEGFVADEILEDIEDIKKVSFLQHPQPVLGIFRMPEEDCKLTNDYLSLFNKYIDNQLVLALDGVQDPGNLGTIIRIADWFGIENIFCSNETADCWNPKVVQATMGSIARVKLYYLNLNELIDHLPADYPIYATLLDGNNIYSQELSHHGMIVMGNEGKGISFHLRTKINRKLLIPNYPPERETAESLNVAIATSIVCAEFRRR
- the hisC gene encoding histidinol-phosphate transaminase codes for the protein MIDLQKLVRTNIRELISCAETKAEENVRDSQHIMLDANENPYNKPFNRYPSDNQTEIKEELAKLKGVTPKDIFLSNGSTEAIDMCYRIFCQPKVDNVVAIEPTCELYKRYAILNDIVYRSVLLDDSFQLNATALLNVCDKHTKLIWLCSPNSPSGNVLNVEEVEKVLKGFDGIVVIDEAYSDFSRLQTFRERLSEFPNMIVLNTFSKAWASAAIRLGVVYAQEAIINVFNKVSGLYHINQLTQEQAIDVLKHRYDIEDWIKILLLERKRMISAFASLACCEKVYPSNANFFLAQMKDAQSVYDYLCEKGINVWNCSNVSLCDNCLRITIGSKAENAEILGILRYYKPTT
- a CDS encoding YggS family pyridoxal phosphate-dependent enzyme is translated as MYDVAKNLHEVLGNLPDGVKLVAISKFHPNEYLEAAYREGQRIFGESQVQELTQKVETLPKDIEWHFIGHLQTNKVKYIASYISMVEAVDSLKLLKEINKHAAKYDRVINVLLELHIAEEETKYGFTPDACRELLESGEWKELKHVHISGLMMMASNVDDRNQIKKEMTMAAELFDELKAKYFADDSEFKERSWGMSHDYDIAVECRSTMVRVGTTIFGPRVY
- a CDS encoding DUF4494 domain-containing protein, whose translation is MRSRTSTWFETRVRYDKTMEDGQNKKVIEQYVVDAFSFSEAEEFITEEMSHYVSGEFDVKAISPAPFGEIFFSDIDTDDKWFKAKLSFITLDEKTDKAKRTSVTYLVQAHSVSGAVKHVDEVMGGTMIDYEIAAITETKIMDVFEHRAGKKNDKPEFEK
- a CDS encoding pyridoxal phosphate-dependent aminotransferase — its product is MPEISVRGLEMPESPIRKLAPLAVAAKKRGIKVYHLNIGQPDLPTPQCGLDALKKIDRKLLEYSPSQGYLSYREKLCDFYEKFNINVTPDDIIITAGGSEAVLYSFMACLNPGDEIIVPEPAYANYMAFAISAGAKIKTIATSIEEGFALPKVEKFEELINEKTRAIMICNPNNPTGYLYTRREMNQIRDLVKKYDLYLFSDEVYREYIYTGSPYISAMHLQGIENNTVLIDSVSKRYSECGIRIGALITKNEEIRNAVMKFCQARLSPPLIGQIVAEASLDAPESYYRDVYDEYVERRKCLIDGLNRIPGVYSPIPMGAFYTVAKLPVDDSDKFCRWCLEEFNYEGETIMMAPASGFYTTPGAGHNQVRIAYVLKREDLQRALIVLQKALEVYPGRVEEE
- a CDS encoding ABC transporter permease; the protein is MNYPLFIARKIYNGGDKTRKVSKPAITIATIGVAIGLAVMIVSVCVVLGFKHSIRDKMVGFGSHITVANFLTLQGSEQYPIAVNDSLIKELKAVPGVKHVQRYAYTQGILKTDNDFLGVMLKGVGPDFDSTFIHNNMVEGSLPHFSATENQQKLVVSKTIADKLNLKVGQRLFAYFINDQGVRTRKFTIAGIYETNMKQFDSQICFTDLYTANKLNGWEADQCSGVELLVNDFTQLNNISSRVLNKVKNTVDHYGETYSSENIIDQNQQIFSWLDLMDLNVWIILALMVAVAGVTMISGLLIIILERTQMIGILKALGSRNRQIRHIFLWFATFIIGRGLLIGNLIGLGVIFLQKWTGLIKLDPQTYYVSTVPVEVNLPLIIGLNIATMLVCVAVLIAPSYLISRIHPAKSMHYE
- a CDS encoding DNA methylase, with translation MSPSSKPSTRTYIAIDLKSFYASVECVERGLDAMTTNLVVADKGRTEKTICLAVSPSLKAHGIPGRARLFEVIQRLKEVNDERRILAGKELTGKSYNAKELEEHPDWAVDYLTAPPRMAHYIKHSAKIYNIYLRYIAPEDIHVYSIDEVFIDATAYLSSYRMTGHELARKMISDVLRETGITATAGIGTNMYLCKVAMDIVAKHIPADKDGVRIAELDEQSYREKLWDHRPLTDFWRVGRGIAQRLYSYGIDTMGKIARCSIHQEELLYKLFGVNAELLIDHAWGWEPCTMEMVKAYRPEHSSMSSGQVLQEPYSFRKTRVVVQEMIDAIALDLVEKRCVTDQLVLHVSYDRESLTSPAGKSYTGPVTVDWYGRKVPKSSHGTANLHRYTSSTCLIAKAVLALYDEIVDKRLLVRRLGISTNHVISEEQMKQKAHNPVELDMFTDYEAIRREKQVEDAELTRERKIQETIINIKKRFGKNSMLRGLNFDEGSTARERNKQIGGHKA